One region of Armatimonadota bacterium genomic DNA includes:
- a CDS encoding phospholipid carrier-dependent glycosyltransferase: protein MRHTALLVLLVIAASALRVGRLDVPSRMVFDEIYYAKAARQYLHGQEVTEEITHPPLSKLIIALGIRSAGDRPLGWRLAGALAGGLLVLLCALLIAEVLRVPFATLAGALLLAVDGLAFVESRIAKPDIFLALFLVTSYWAFWRYLRRGRPGWAYLSGLAAGMAVATKWTGLAPLAAIPIYLVILLGQDRWTVPRRRHWLHLVVAYTVVPAAVYLAAWTPYLLGHSPRDLVQFHVFMFRFHAGLTATHPYQSQWWSWPLLLRPIWYEFVEAPPGVYRGVVAIGNPALWWFSLGALVFVAWHAVRTRDPGAVFIVVGFLGSYLPYAFIGRALFLYHMLPALPFMVMATAAVLARLRVTLGPAVPLLYLGVAVAWFAAYYPVLAALPLAPGRFYRLMWLGTWL from the coding sequence GTGCGGCACACCGCGCTGCTGGTCCTCCTGGTGATCGCCGCCTCCGCCCTGCGGGTCGGCCGGCTGGACGTCCCCTCGCGCATGGTCTTCGACGAGATCTACTACGCCAAGGCCGCCAGGCAGTACCTGCACGGGCAGGAGGTCACCGAGGAGATCACCCACCCGCCGCTGTCCAAGCTGATCATCGCCCTGGGCATCCGCTCTGCCGGCGACCGGCCCCTCGGCTGGCGCCTCGCCGGCGCCCTGGCCGGCGGGCTACTGGTTCTGCTCTGCGCCCTGCTTATCGCCGAGGTGCTGCGGGTGCCTTTCGCCACCCTGGCAGGGGCGCTGCTCCTGGCGGTGGACGGGCTGGCCTTTGTGGAGAGCCGCATCGCCAAACCGGACATCTTCCTGGCGCTGTTCCTGGTGACCAGCTACTGGGCCTTCTGGCGCTACCTGCGGCGTGGCCGGCCGGGATGGGCTTACCTCTCCGGGCTGGCGGCGGGGATGGCGGTGGCCACCAAGTGGACCGGCCTGGCCCCGCTGGCGGCCATCCCCATCTACCTGGTCATCCTGCTGGGGCAGGACCGCTGGACCGTTCCTAGGCGCCGCCACTGGCTGCACCTGGTCGTCGCCTACACGGTGGTCCCGGCCGCCGTGTACCTGGCGGCGTGGACGCCGTACCTGCTGGGCCATTCGCCCCGCGACCTGGTTCAGTTCCATGTCTTCATGTTTCGCTTCCACGCCGGCCTGACGGCCACGCACCCCTACCAGTCTCAGTGGTGGTCCTGGCCGCTGCTGTTGCGCCCCATCTGGTATGAGTTCGTCGAGGCGCCCCCCGGCGTCTACCGTGGCGTGGTCGCCATCGGCAACCCCGCCCTGTGGTGGTTCAGCCTGGGCGCCCTCGTCTTCGTGGCCTGGCACGCGGTGCGGACGCGGGACCCCGGCGCGGTGTTTATCGTCGTCGGCTTCCTGGGTAGCTACCTGCCCTACGCCTTCATCGGCCGGGCGCTCTTCCTCTACCACATGCTGCCCGCCCTGCCGTTCATGGTCATGGCCACCGCCGCCGTGCTGGCCCGCCTGCGGGTCACCCTGGGTCCAGCAGTGCCGCTCCTGTACCTGGGGGTGGCTGTGGCCTGGTTTGCTGCCTACTACCCGGTCCTGGCAGCGCTGCCCCTGGCCCCGGGGCGCTTCTACCGCCTGATGTGGCTGGGCACGTGGCTGTAA